A stretch of the Nicotiana tabacum cultivar K326 chromosome 6, ASM71507v2, whole genome shotgun sequence genome encodes the following:
- the LOC107785408 gene encoding uncharacterized protein LOC107785408 — MFSFQKWRCSWSLVASVASIVTLVSVVHLFIYPVAPSLDYFRPFQNSCVPINRSNEGEKIILKDNKSIEDRKNNATDSISTEGSQSNPDTRSPIPTVDLNVNFPSNLHNSVVYRGAPWKAEVGRWLAGCDSNTSAVKVIEQISGKSCRNDCSGQGICNRELGQCRCFHGFTGEDCAERQELSCNYPGPKEEPFRRWVVSICPGYCDTTRAMCFCGEGTKYPNRPLAEACGFTINPPSEPGGSPMIDWTKADLDVFTTNGSKRGWCNVDPAEAYASKVLFKEECDCKYDGLWGRLCEVSVLSTCINQCSGHGLCRGGFCQCSSGWFGADCSVPSVVSSITEWPHWLRPAQVIVPENLMSGGNLVNLDAIVEKRRPLIYVYDLPPDFNSLLLEGRHFKLECVNRMYDHRNATIWTDQLYGAQMALYESLLASPHRTLNGEEADFFFVPVLDSCIITRADDAPHLSMQEHKGLRSSLTLEFYKKAYDHIITQYPYWNRSSGKDHIWFFSWDEGACYAPKEIWNSMMLVHWGNTNSKHNHSTTAYWSDNWDSISSDRRGNHPCFDPHKDIVLPAWKRPDEGSLNAKLWSRPREKRKTFFYFNGNLGPAYKNGRPEATYSMGIRQKVAEEFGSTLNKEGKLGKQHAEDVIVTPLRAGNYHEELASSVFCGVMPGDGWSGRMEDSILQGCIPVVIQDGIYLPYENFLNYESFAVRIREDEIPNLLNILRSFNETEIEFKLANVKRIWQRFLYRDSVVLEAERQKALRGSVEDWGLKFSQLEEDDVFATFIQVLHYKLHNDPWRRQLMLQKKEFGLPKECLIRTER, encoded by the exons ATGTTCTCTTTCCAGAAATGGAGGTGTTCATGGTCCCTTGTGGCATCAGTTGCTTCAATTGTGACATTGGTTTCAGTTGTTCATTTATTCATATACCCGGTTGCACCTTCCTTGGACTACTTTAGGCCATTTCAGAACTCTTGTGTACCTATAAATAGATCCAATGAAGGAGAAAAGATTATTCTGAAAGATAATAAGTCAATTGAAGATAGAAAGAATAATGCAACAGACAGTATATCAACCGAAGGAAGTCAAAGCAATCCTGATACGAGAAGCCCCATCCCAACGGTTGATCTTAATGTCAATTTTCCTTCCAATTTACACAATTCTGTGGTATATCGAGGTGCTCCATGGAAGGCTGAGGTTGGCCGGTGGTTAGCTGGTTGCGATTCAAATACTTCCGCAGTTAAAGTCATTGAG CAAATCAGTGGCAAGAGCTGCAGGAATGATTGCAGCGGTCAAGGCATCTGCAATCGCGAATTGGGTCAATGCCGCTGCTTTCATGGTTTCACTG GTGAAGATTGTGCAGAGAGGCAGGAGTTGAGCTGCAACTACCCTGGACCAAAGGAGGAACCATTTAGGCGTTGGGTTGTCTCAATTTGTCCTGGTTattgcgacacaacaagagcaatGTGCTTTTGTGGAGAAGGCACAAAATACCCAAATCGTCCACTTGCTGAAGCATGTGGCTTTACAATCAA TCCTCCATCTGAACCTGGTGGTTCTCCTATGATTGACTGGACAAAAGCTGATCTCGATGTCTTCACTACCAATGGTAGCAAACGAGGATGGTGTAATGTGGATCCTGCCGAAGCATATGCTTCCAAAGTGCTTTTCAAAGAGGAGTGTGATTGCAAGTATGATGGTCTGTGGGGTCGATTATGTGAGGTGTCTGTTCTAAGCACTTGTATAAATCAATGCTCAGGCCACGGGTTGTGTCGAGGTGGATTTTGTCAG TGTAGCAGTGGTTGGTTCGGAGCAGATTGCAGTGTACCCTCCGTCGTATCATCCATTACAGAGTGGCCTCACTGGCTACGACCAGCTCAAGTCATCGTTCCTGAGAATTTGATGAGCGGAGGAAATCTTGTCAATCTGGATGCTATCGTGGAGAAGAGAAGGCCCCTCATATATGTTTATGACTTGCCTCCAGACTTCAATAGTCTTCTTCTAGAG GGACGGCACTTTAAACTGGAATGTGTGAACAGAATGTATGATCACAGAAATGCTACAATTTGGACTGACCAGCTGTATGGCGCACAG ATGGCACTCTACGAGAGCTTGTTAGCTAGCCCTCATCGGACATTGAATGGAGAGGAAGCAGATTTTTTCTTTGTTCCAGTTCTTGATTCATGTATTATAACTCGTGCTGATGATGCTCCACATTTGAGCATGCAG GAACACAAGGGGTTAAGAAGTTCTCTGACGCTGGAATTCTATAAAAAGGCTTATGATCATATTATCACACAGTATCCCTATTGGAACCGTTCATCTGGAAAGGATCACATCTGG TTCTTCTCATGGGATGAAGGTGCTTGCTATGCTCCGAAAGAGATATGGAACAGCATGATGTTGGTCCATTGGGGTAATACAAACTCGAAGCATAACCATTCAACAACAGCATATTGGTCTGATAATTGGGATTCAATTTCATCAGATAGAAGAGGAAACCACCCCTGCTTTGACCCACATAAAGATATCGTACTTCCAGCTTGGAAACGACCTGATGAAGGTTCCCTAAATGCTAAACTATGGTCCAG ACCTCGTGAGAAGCGGAAAACATTCTTCTATTTTAATGGAAATCTTGGACCAGCTTATAAAAATGGAAGACCAGAAGCTAC GTATAGTATGGGCATAAGGCAAAAAGTGGCCGAAGAATTTGGATCAACCCTTAACAAGGAAGGTAAGCTTGGCAAGCAGCATGCAGAGGATGTGATAGTGACACCACTACGTGCTGGGAACTACCACGAGGAATTGGCAAGTTCTGTCTTTTGTGGGGTTATGCCTGGGGATGGTTGGAGCGGAAGAATGGAAGATAGTATTTTGCAAGGGTGCATTCCAGTGGTGATTCAG GACGGGATATACCTGCCATATGAGAATTTTCTCAACTACGAAAGTTTTGCTGTTAGGATACGTGAAGATGAAATACCCAATCTATTAAACATTCTCCGG AGCTTTAACGAAACAGAAATAGAATTTAAATTGGCGAATGTGAAGAGAATCTGGCAAAGATTCTTGTATCGGGATTCAGTTGTGCTTGAAGCTGAGAGACAGAAAGCTTTACGTGGTAGTGTTGAGGACTGGGGTCTAAAGTTTTCGCAGCTAGAGGAAGATGATGTGTTTGCCACATTCATACAG GTGTTGCACTACAAGTTGCATAATGATCCTTGGAGACGACAACTTATGCTGCAGAAAAAGGAATTCGGATTACCTAAAGAATGCTTGATTCGAACAGAGCGATAA